The stretch of DNA ACCCGTGGCTTGGCGACTCGCGCACAGCCATGGTTGCCTCGATGGTGGTCATTGTGTGGGGCTTTGTGGGCTTCTACATGATCTTGTTCATCGCAGCGATCAAGGGCATTCCCGCTGAGACTTTTGAAGCGGCTCGCATTGATGGTGCAGGCCGATTCCGGACGGCCATCAGCATTACCATCCCGTTGATTCGCGATAACATCCAGACGGCCTATGTCTACATGGGTATCTTGGCGTTGGATGCGTTTGTGTACATGTCTGTGTTGAACTCCACGGGTGGCCCCGAGAACTCAACATTGGTCATGTCGCAGAAACTGTTCAGCACAGCGTTTTCCAAGCAGCAGTTCGGTCTGGCTTGTGCCATGGGTGTTGTCTTGGCAGTAATTACCTTGATCTTCTCGGCACTGGTATTCCTGGTGAACCGGCTTACCGGCGGCAGTCAGGATGTGTCTGAATAATGTCACTTAAAATTTCAAAGAAAAAGCAGATTGCCAACGGGCACGTCGAACGCAAAGGTGCGGATACTCAGAGCGACAAGGTTGTAGCAGGCGTTTCGCACGTCATGCTCACCTTGTGGTCATTGATGGTCCTTGTCCCGCTTGGTTGGACCCTGTTGTCGTCTTTCAAGACGACGTCGGAAATTTTCGCGTCGCCATTCTCGCTTCCGGCCCAGTGGAAGTTTGAGAACTACGTCAACGCCTGGAACACCGCCGGTATCGGCCTGTACTTCTTCAACACGGTCATTGTGGTGGGCTTCGCACTTGTCATCGTGATGGTTTTGGGTGCCATGTGTGCCTATGTTTTGGCGCGCTACGTGTTCCCGGGTTCGCGGGCCATCTATTACCTGATGCTTGCTGGCCTGACATTCCCGATCTTCCTGGCGATCGTGCCGTTGTTCTTCGTTTTGAAGAACATCGGCCTGTTGAACACCTTGCCGGGTTTGATCATTGTTTACGTGGCATTCGCCCTTCCCTTCACCGTCTTCTTCCTGTTCTCCTTCTTCAAGGCGCTTCCGAATGAGATTGCTGAAGCGGCACAGATTGACGGCGCCGGTGAATGGCGCACTTTCTTCCAGGTCATGCTTCCCATGGCTAAGCCGGGCATGGCCTCGGTTGCCATCTTCAACTTCCTTGGCTTGTGGAACCAGTATTTGATCCCCGTGGCGATCAACACCAATCGGGAGAACTACGTATTGTCCCAAGGTATTGCCGCGTTCGCTGGCCAGCAGGGCTATGCGGTGGACTTTGGTTCACTGTTTGCCGCGGCCATCATTGTGGTCTTGCCTGTTTTGCTCATGTACATCCTGTTCCAGCGCCAGCTTCAGGGCTCGGTGTCCGCAGGAACCATGAAGTAATATCTTCGTTCCCCAAATCGAAGGGGAGCAGTTGCCAATGTTTTAGGAAAACATTGGCAACTGCCTCGATTTGATTAAGAGTGGCTCGCTGCGAC from Arthrobacter polaris encodes:
- a CDS encoding carbohydrate ABC transporter permease; translation: MLTLWSLMVLVPLGWTLLSSFKTTSEIFASPFSLPAQWKFENYVNAWNTAGIGLYFFNTVIVVGFALVIVMVLGAMCAYVLARYVFPGSRAIYYLMLAGLTFPIFLAIVPLFFVLKNIGLLNTLPGLIIVYVAFALPFTVFFLFSFFKALPNEIAEAAQIDGAGEWRTFFQVMLPMAKPGMASVAIFNFLGLWNQYLIPVAINTNRENYVLSQGIAAFAGQQGYAVDFGSLFAAAIIVVLPVLLMYILFQRQLQGSVSAGTMK
- a CDS encoding carbohydrate ABC transporter permease — translated: MAVFLGLPLAIYLVFVISPFAQAVYYSMTSWSGFDNNMPFVGFGNYVKLFNDDIFMISVRNSVTLAVFLPVITVILSLVLATLVTIGGSSRGQIKGLKGAGFYRIVSFFPYVIPAVVIGIIWAQIFTPSNGLLNGILTGIGLDGFKDYPWLGDSRTAMVASMVVIVWGFVGFYMILFIAAIKGIPAETFEAARIDGAGRFRTAISITIPLIRDNIQTAYVYMGILALDAFVYMSVLNSTGGPENSTLVMSQKLFSTAFSKQQFGLACAMGVVLAVITLIFSALVFLVNRLTGGSQDVSE